From the genome of Caloenas nicobarica isolate bCalNic1 chromosome 16, bCalNic1.hap1, whole genome shotgun sequence, one region includes:
- the PUS1 gene encoding pseudouridylate synthase 1 homolog isoform X1 → MLRLRCGLRALSCGLPGPGSPACGVGPRRAGRGGAAPARPLLPVPVLPAAPPSVSSVLTMAEDLSAAVGSQTKRLSSSSEAVERPEENGHHNKRLKGDAGEEDAEDQNKKSPKRKIVLLMAYSGKGYHGMQRNMGSSQFKTIEDDLVSALVQSGCIPENHGEDMKKMSFQRCARTDKGVSAAGQIVSLKVRLIDDILEKINNHLPSHIRILGLKRVTGGFNSKNKCDARTYSYMLPTFAFAHKDHDVQEEVYRLDRETLDKVNKLLACYKGTHNFHNFTSQKGPKDPSAKRYIMEMYCGEPFVRENMEFAVIKVKGQSFMMHQIRKMIGLVIAIVKGYAGESIMERSWGEEKVDVPKAPGLGLVLERVHFEKYNRRFGNDGLHEPLEWTEEEEKIAVFKEQYIYPTIINTEREEKSMANWLNTLPIHDFNSSVVGMHANHKNSKNSSDLEGSDGCGDDSD, encoded by the exons ATGCTGCGGCTGCGGTGCGGGCTGCGCGCTCTGAGCTGCGGCCTGCCCGGCCCGGGGAGCCCGGCGTGCGGCGTCGGTCCCCGCCGGGCGGGCCGCGGGGGAGCCGCCCCGGCTCGGCCTCTCCTCCCTGTGCCGGTCCTCCCCGCAGCTCCTCCCAGCGTCTCCTCG GTTCTCACCATGGCCGAGGATCTGAGCGCGGCGGTGGGCAGCCAGACAaagaggctgagcagcagcagcgaggcGGTGGAGAGGCCGGAGGAAAACGGGCATCACAACAAGAGGTTGAAGGGAGATGCGGGTGAGGAAGATGCAGAGGATCAGAATAAAAAGTCACCCAAAAGGAAGATCGTGTTGTTGATGGCGTATTCGGGGAAAGGCTACCACGGAATGCAG AGAAACATGGGATCTTCACAGTTCAAGACAATTGAAGACGACTTAGTGTCTGCCCTCGTTCAGTCAGGCTGCATTCCAGAAAACCACGGGGAAGAtatgaagaaaatgtctttccaGCGCTGTGCTCGAACAGACAAG GGTGTGTCTGCAGCTGGACAGATTGTGTCGCTAAAGGTCAGGCTAATAGATGACATCTTAGAAAAGATCAATAACCATCTTCCTTCTCACATCAGAATTCTGG GTCTGAAGAGGGTCACTGGGGGATTCAACTCCAAGAACAAATGTGATGCCAGAACCTACTCCTACATGCTGCCAACATTTGCCTTTGCCCATAAAGACCATGATGTGCAAGAAGAGGTTTATCGCCTGGACAGAGAGACCCTCGACAAAGTCAATAAACTGCTTGCGTGCTACAAAGGAACTCACAACTTCCACAACTTCACGTCTCAGAAGGGACCCAAGGACCCCAGTGCCAAGCGGTACATCATGGAGATGTACTGTGGAGAGCCCTTCGTGAGGGAAAACATGGAATTTGCAGTGATCAAAGTGAAAGGCCAGAGTTTCATGATGCACCAGATACGGAAGATGATCGGGCTGGTGATAGCTATTGTGAAGGGTTATGCTGGCGAGTCTATCATGGAGCgcagctggggagaggagaaagtaGATGTCCCCAAAGCTCCGGGACTTGGGCTGGTCTTGGAAAGAGTgcactttgaaaaatacaacCGGCGTTTTGGAAACGATGGGCTGCACGAGCCGCTGGAGTGgacggaggaggaggagaagattGCTGTTTTCAAAGAGCAGTACATCTATCCTACCATTATCAACacagaaagggaggagaaatcCATGGCGAACTGGCTCAACACCCTCCCCATCCATGACTTCAACTCTTCTGTTGTTGGGATGCACGCTAACCACAAAAATTCAAAG
- the PUS1 gene encoding pseudouridylate synthase 1 homolog isoform X2, giving the protein MAEDLSAAVGSQTKRLSSSSEAVERPEENGHHNKRLKGDAGEEDAEDQNKKSPKRKIVLLMAYSGKGYHGMQRNMGSSQFKTIEDDLVSALVQSGCIPENHGEDMKKMSFQRCARTDKGVSAAGQIVSLKVRLIDDILEKINNHLPSHIRILGLKRVTGGFNSKNKCDARTYSYMLPTFAFAHKDHDVQEEVYRLDRETLDKVNKLLACYKGTHNFHNFTSQKGPKDPSAKRYIMEMYCGEPFVRENMEFAVIKVKGQSFMMHQIRKMIGLVIAIVKGYAGESIMERSWGEEKVDVPKAPGLGLVLERVHFEKYNRRFGNDGLHEPLEWTEEEEKIAVFKEQYIYPTIINTEREEKSMANWLNTLPIHDFNSSVVGMHANHKNSKNSSDLEGSDGCGDDSD; this is encoded by the exons ATGGCCGAGGATCTGAGCGCGGCGGTGGGCAGCCAGACAaagaggctgagcagcagcagcgaggcGGTGGAGAGGCCGGAGGAAAACGGGCATCACAACAAGAGGTTGAAGGGAGATGCGGGTGAGGAAGATGCAGAGGATCAGAATAAAAAGTCACCCAAAAGGAAGATCGTGTTGTTGATGGCGTATTCGGGGAAAGGCTACCACGGAATGCAG AGAAACATGGGATCTTCACAGTTCAAGACAATTGAAGACGACTTAGTGTCTGCCCTCGTTCAGTCAGGCTGCATTCCAGAAAACCACGGGGAAGAtatgaagaaaatgtctttccaGCGCTGTGCTCGAACAGACAAG GGTGTGTCTGCAGCTGGACAGATTGTGTCGCTAAAGGTCAGGCTAATAGATGACATCTTAGAAAAGATCAATAACCATCTTCCTTCTCACATCAGAATTCTGG GTCTGAAGAGGGTCACTGGGGGATTCAACTCCAAGAACAAATGTGATGCCAGAACCTACTCCTACATGCTGCCAACATTTGCCTTTGCCCATAAAGACCATGATGTGCAAGAAGAGGTTTATCGCCTGGACAGAGAGACCCTCGACAAAGTCAATAAACTGCTTGCGTGCTACAAAGGAACTCACAACTTCCACAACTTCACGTCTCAGAAGGGACCCAAGGACCCCAGTGCCAAGCGGTACATCATGGAGATGTACTGTGGAGAGCCCTTCGTGAGGGAAAACATGGAATTTGCAGTGATCAAAGTGAAAGGCCAGAGTTTCATGATGCACCAGATACGGAAGATGATCGGGCTGGTGATAGCTATTGTGAAGGGTTATGCTGGCGAGTCTATCATGGAGCgcagctggggagaggagaaagtaGATGTCCCCAAAGCTCCGGGACTTGGGCTGGTCTTGGAAAGAGTgcactttgaaaaatacaacCGGCGTTTTGGAAACGATGGGCTGCACGAGCCGCTGGAGTGgacggaggaggaggagaagattGCTGTTTTCAAAGAGCAGTACATCTATCCTACCATTATCAACacagaaagggaggagaaatcCATGGCGAACTGGCTCAACACCCTCCCCATCCATGACTTCAACTCTTCTGTTGTTGGGATGCACGCTAACCACAAAAATTCAAAG